One window of Flavobacteriales bacterium genomic DNA carries:
- a CDS encoding NAD(P)(+) transhydrogenase (Re/Si-specific) subunit beta, which translates to MMMQFAYLFATVGLVQGLKFMGDPARAKTGNMLAAASVVLALAAVVVATGWAGSTHLLLLLGLLAMGTVIGKAWSNRVAMTAMPQLVSIFNALGGACAVVLGLNEVYGTGTPVDNKLLGSVLILATLFGGVAFTGSMVAFLKLVGRKLPRPAQAHKVLARVLLILLVAAVIYYLAMPVDASAYPALLLGIAIAALAYGVFLTLPIGGADMPVLISLLNALTGVATLFAGLLFHDPVMIIGGILVGATGILLTLQMCSAMNRSLGGVLAGKIISGKSTQSEAEQDIRSITAVETASLLAFSKQVAVVPGYGMAVSQAQRECFALQEMLKGTGVDLHFIIHPVAGRMPGHMNVLLAEANIPYASVLEMSEVNNTMEHYDTVLVIGANDVVNPAAENDTDSSIYGMPIIRAYKAKQLVVMKRSMAKGYSGVVNTLFDRQNCKVLFGDAKESLSAIITELKRI; encoded by the coding sequence ATGATGATGCAGTTCGCATATCTATTTGCCACTGTGGGGCTTGTGCAAGGCCTCAAGTTCATGGGCGATCCCGCCCGCGCTAAAACGGGGAACATGCTGGCAGCCGCCAGTGTGGTACTTGCTTTGGCAGCCGTGGTGGTGGCCACTGGTTGGGCGGGGTCGACCCACTTGCTTCTATTGCTGGGCCTGCTTGCCATGGGCACCGTGATCGGAAAGGCATGGAGCAACCGTGTGGCCATGACCGCCATGCCGCAGTTGGTGAGCATCTTCAACGCCTTGGGCGGTGCTTGCGCGGTGGTGCTGGGGTTGAACGAGGTTTATGGAACGGGCACTCCGGTGGACAATAAACTGCTCGGTAGCGTATTGATCCTTGCCACCCTTTTCGGCGGGGTGGCCTTCACCGGCAGCATGGTGGCATTTTTGAAATTGGTCGGCCGCAAGCTGCCCCGCCCCGCACAAGCCCACAAAGTGCTGGCGCGGGTGCTGCTCATCTTGTTGGTGGCGGCGGTGATCTATTACCTCGCCATGCCTGTGGACGCATCGGCGTACCCCGCGCTGTTGCTGGGCATTGCCATTGCGGCGTTGGCGTACGGCGTGTTCCTCACGTTACCGATCGGCGGCGCGGACATGCCCGTGCTGATCTCGTTGCTGAACGCTTTGACCGGTGTGGCCACCTTGTTCGCTGGCCTGCTCTTCCATGACCCCGTGATGATCATCGGCGGCATTCTCGTGGGCGCTACCGGCATCCTGCTCACCCTGCAGATGTGTTCCGCGATGAACCGTTCATTGGGCGGTGTGCTTGCTGGAAAGATCATTTCGGGCAAGAGCACTCAGTCCGAAGCAGAGCAGGACATCCGTTCCATCACTGCTGTGGAAACCGCGTCGTTGCTGGCCTTCAGCAAGCAGGTGGCCGTTGTGCCCGGTTATGGCATGGCCGTTTCGCAAGCACAACGCGAGTGTTTTGCGTTGCAGGAAATGCTGAAAGGAACCGGCGTGGACCTGCACTTCATCATCCACCCCGTGGCCGGCCGCATGCCCGGGCACATGAACGTACTGCTGGCCGAGGCGAACATCCCGTATGCCTCCGTGCTGGAGATGAGCGAGGTGAACAACACCATGGAGCACTACGACACCGTGCTGGTGATCGGGGCCAACGACGTAGTGAACCCTGCGGCGGAGAACGATACTGATAGCAGCATATACGGCATGCCCATCATCCGTGCGTACAAGGCCAAGCAGTTGGTGGTGATGAAACGCAGCATGGCCAAAGGCTACTCCGGCGTGGTGAACACATTGTTCGACCGGCAGAACTGCAAGGTGCTCTTCGGCGATGCGAAAGAGAGCCTTTCAGCCATCATCACAGAACTCAAACGCATTTGA
- a CDS encoding GreA/GreB family elongation factor, with the protein MTNPKLIVSAKERDLIMSWIIGFTPADITVQESLDLLFEELKQADVREEKDLPQDVVRVNSVVTFQSPTARKENLQLVMPKDADLKANKLSVFTVMGSALIGYQEGADIHWRLPKGEETIHLERVDNSKVLELEG; encoded by the coding sequence ATGACCAACCCGAAATTGATCGTTTCCGCCAAGGAACGTGACCTGATCATGTCCTGGATCATCGGCTTCACCCCCGCCGACATCACCGTGCAAGAAAGCCTGGACCTGCTCTTCGAGGAATTGAAGCAGGCGGATGTCCGCGAAGAGAAGGACCTGCCCCAAGACGTGGTGAGGGTGAACAGTGTGGTGACTTTCCAATCCCCGACCGCACGAAAGGAGAACCTGCAGCTCGTAATGCCGAAGGACGCGGACCTCAAGGCCAATAAGCTGTCCGTCTTCACCGTGATGGGCTCGGCCTTGATCGGTTACCAGGAAGGGGCGGACATCCACTGGCGATTGCCGAAAGGGGAGGAGACGATCCATCTGGAAAGGGTGGACAATTCCAAGGTTTTGGAACTGGAGGGATAG
- a CDS encoding DUF1801 domain-containing protein, with protein sequence MKPSAKNTDEYLTMLPDDQTKALQKLRKQILSAAPKCEEYFGYGLPGFRYNGHPLLYMGAAKTHCALYGMMPKGFDAELKDFKVSKGTIRFTPEKPLPAALVKAIVMAKVEAMNAKYPVKTQAKPNKGFTAS encoded by the coding sequence ATGAAACCTTCAGCCAAGAACACTGACGAATACTTAACGATGTTGCCGGACGACCAGACCAAAGCCTTGCAAAAGCTTCGCAAGCAGATCCTCTCCGCCGCTCCGAAGTGCGAAGAGTATTTCGGCTATGGCTTGCCGGGCTTCAGGTACAACGGCCATCCGTTGCTGTACATGGGCGCGGCCAAGACCCACTGCGCATTGTATGGCATGATGCCGAAGGGTTTCGATGCGGAATTGAAGGATTTCAAGGTCAGCAAAGGCACGATCCGCTTCACACCTGAAAAGCCCTTGCCAGCAGCATTGGTGAAGGCGATCGTAATGGCGAAGGTGGAGGCGATGAACGCGAAGTATCCGGTGAAGACACAAGCAAAACCGAATAAGGGTTTCACTGCATCTTGA
- a CDS encoding glyoxalase/bleomycin resistance/extradiol dioxygenase family protein — MTTQIFVNMQVNDLAKSKAFFEALDYSFNAQFTNDDAAALVISDTIYAMLHTPTSMTRFLPKGKSAAVPTKQTEVLLALSFESKDAVDTIYDKAIAAGATECRPTEDHGFMYGRSFNDLDGHIWEVFWMGTSSVD; from the coding sequence ATGACCACCCAGATCTTCGTCAACATGCAGGTCAATGACCTGGCCAAGTCGAAAGCCTTTTTCGAAGCGCTCGACTATTCATTCAATGCACAGTTCACCAACGACGATGCGGCTGCCTTGGTGATCAGCGATACCATCTACGCGATGTTGCATACGCCGACAAGTATGACGCGTTTCCTTCCGAAGGGGAAGTCCGCCGCTGTTCCGACGAAGCAAACCGAAGTGCTGCTGGCCCTTTCATTCGAAAGCAAGGATGCAGTGGACACGATCTACGACAAGGCCATCGCTGCGGGAGCGACGGAATGTCGTCCTACGGAGGACCACGGCTTCATGTATGGCCGCAGCTTCAATGATCTGGACGGCCACATCTGGGAAGTGTTCTGGATGGGGACTTCGTCGGTGGATTGA
- a CDS encoding YdeI/OmpD-associated family protein — MPETKELPIISFETPQAWDAWLAENGHNSRGIFIKIAKKASDVLSVNYAEALEVALCHGWIDAVRNKYDDTYFLQKYTPRGPRSIWSEINKRKVQQLIKAKLMRPAGLATVRIAKANGQWDHAYAPARTITIPPELQAALMKNKKAAAFFKTLTGSNRYAILHRLHTAKKEETRTKRLALYIGMMERGETIH, encoded by the coding sequence ATGCCAGAGACCAAAGAGCTGCCCATCATCTCCTTCGAAACTCCGCAAGCTTGGGACGCATGGCTTGCGGAAAACGGCCACAACTCGCGGGGCATCTTCATCAAGATCGCGAAGAAGGCTAGCGACGTGCTTTCGGTGAACTATGCCGAAGCGTTGGAAGTAGCGCTCTGCCATGGCTGGATCGATGCGGTCCGCAACAAGTATGACGACACCTACTTCTTGCAGAAATACACACCGCGCGGTCCACGCAGCATCTGGAGCGAGATCAACAAGAGGAAGGTGCAACAGCTGATCAAGGCCAAGTTGATGCGACCCGCTGGGCTTGCCACAGTAAGGATCGCCAAAGCGAACGGCCAATGGGACCACGCGTACGCCCCGGCGAGGACGATCACCATTCCACCGGAACTGCAAGCGGCATTGATGAAGAACAAGAAAGCTGCTGCGTTCTTCAAGACGTTGACCGGCAGCAACCGCTACGCGATCCTGCACCGGCTGCATACGGCAAAGAAAGAGGAAACACGTACCAAACGGCTCGCGCTTTATATTGGGATGATGGAGCGCGGCGAAACCATTCATTGA
- a CDS encoding GyrI-like domain-containing protein encodes MNTTPEIITTMELPTAVIHLQIPGRDMPKYMDPAIQEILKALTDHGLQPAGPMFSYHHRRPADTFDFEIGFPVPKAIKPTGRVVNGSLPAEKVVRSVYHGPYEGLGQAWGELERWVNAQKLNGTGRFWECYLINPAEVKDPKEYRTELNCVIGE; translated from the coding sequence ATGAACACCACACCTGAGATCATCACTACCATGGAATTGCCTACCGCCGTGATCCACCTACAGATCCCCGGCCGCGACATGCCGAAGTACATGGACCCGGCGATACAGGAGATCCTCAAAGCGCTGACGGACCATGGTCTTCAACCGGCTGGTCCGATGTTCTCCTATCATCACCGCCGCCCAGCGGACACGTTTGACTTTGAGATCGGCTTCCCGGTGCCGAAGGCGATCAAGCCAACAGGGCGTGTGGTCAACGGCTCGTTGCCTGCGGAGAAGGTTGTGCGCTCGGTTTACCACGGGCCATACGAAGGACTTGGGCAAGCATGGGGCGAATTGGAGAGGTGGGTAAACGCACAGAAATTGAACGGAACAGGGCGTTTTTGGGAGTGCTACTTGATCAACCCGGCTGAGGTGAAAGATCCAAAGGAATACCGCACGGAGCTGAATTGCGTGATCGGAGAATAG
- a CDS encoding DUF1698 domain-containing protein: MRQLLPLCLIGGLFLAGCTTPEQPESGGTPAPVDPAQGTAQNGSDDWSSGDSLLTVMGPLQGKVVADMFAGDGYYTWKLLGAGARVLAIDDNPANIAALEARKKAEGIGDERLLVRLTTPGVTGLIPNEVDLALITREYSQLGDRQAWFAQLMAGVRDPHTFYLVNYIPQQTPEGPPLSQRMGFNTVADEVTEFGYGDVGILYKKMPYRYILFGAVPPPDTGD, translated from the coding sequence ATGCGCCAATTGCTTCCACTTTGCCTGATCGGCGGTCTTTTTCTGGCCGGTTGCACCACACCTGAACAGCCTGAAAGCGGGGGCACGCCTGCCCCTGTGGATCCGGCTCAGGGCACGGCCCAGAATGGCTCCGATGACTGGAGCAGCGGCGATTCGTTGCTCACCGTCATGGGTCCCCTTCAAGGTAAAGTGGTGGCGGACATGTTCGCCGGGGACGGTTACTATACATGGAAACTGCTGGGGGCCGGGGCCCGGGTACTGGCCATCGACGACAACCCTGCGAACATCGCCGCCTTGGAGGCGCGCAAGAAGGCAGAGGGCATCGGTGACGAACGCTTGCTCGTCCGGCTGACCACCCCCGGCGTGACCGGGCTCATACCCAATGAGGTGGACTTGGCATTGATCACTCGGGAATACTCCCAGTTAGGTGATCGGCAGGCCTGGTTCGCGCAGTTAATGGCAGGCGTGCGGGACCCGCACACCTTTTACCTGGTGAACTACATCCCGCAACAAACCCCGGAGGGACCGCCACTTTCCCAACGCATGGGCTTCAACACCGTGGCGGATGAGGTCACTGAATTCGGCTACGGCGACGTGGGCATCCTGTACAAGAAGATGCCCTACCGCTACATTCTCTTTGGTGCTGTGCCTCCTCCTGACACGGGGGATTGA
- a CDS encoding MarR family transcriptional regulator, which yields MASIEKELRMDFKSEHQKLLLNLLFTSNWLKHHETERLKPYDLSPQQYNILRILRGAKGKEMCMHEVLERMLDRAPNATRLTDKLIAKGLVLRERCEKDRRVVHLLISEKGNALLAVIESATEELVAKVARRLSTAEAKAMNHGMDKLRP from the coding sequence ATGGCCAGTATCGAGAAGGAGCTTCGGATGGACTTTAAAAGCGAGCATCAGAAGTTGCTCCTCAATCTGCTCTTCACCTCCAATTGGCTGAAGCATCACGAAACGGAGCGCCTGAAGCCGTACGACCTGAGCCCCCAGCAGTACAACATTCTGCGGATCCTTCGCGGGGCGAAGGGAAAGGAGATGTGCATGCATGAGGTGCTGGAACGGATGCTGGACCGCGCACCGAACGCCACGCGCCTAACGGATAAACTGATCGCTAAGGGACTGGTGCTCCGTGAGCGCTGCGAAAAGGACCGTCGTGTGGTCCATCTGCTGATCAGCGAAAAAGGGAATGCCTTGCTGGCGGTGATCGAAAGCGCTACGGAGGAGCTCGTTGCGAAGGTGGCACGAAGGTTGTCCACAGCTGAGGCCAAGGCAATGAACCACGGCATGGACAAGCTGCGTCCATAG
- a CDS encoding YceI family protein: MIKTLSLALLLAGTGAAMAQSTFTIDPTATKLVWTGKKVTGEHHGSIGVQSGTIGWGENGLTNADVTIDMTTITNADMDKEYAAKLEGHLKSPDFFNTAEFKTANFKTTRVEAIHGVENGKPNYSVTGDLTIKGITHPVTFDALAWKEKKGIRTAGTIIFDRTHYDIKFRSGQFFDSLGDKMIDDMVELTFDLVGK, from the coding sequence ATGATAAAGACACTTTCCCTCGCGCTCCTGTTGGCAGGCACCGGCGCTGCCATGGCCCAGTCCACTTTCACCATCGATCCCACGGCCACCAAATTGGTCTGGACCGGTAAAAAGGTCACAGGCGAGCATCATGGCTCGATCGGCGTTCAGTCGGGCACGATCGGGTGGGGGGAGAACGGGCTTACGAACGCGGATGTGACGATCGACATGACCACCATCACGAATGCCGACATGGACAAGGAATATGCCGCCAAGCTCGAAGGCCACCTCAAGTCACCGGACTTTTTCAATACGGCCGAATTCAAGACGGCCAATTTCAAGACCACCCGGGTGGAGGCGATCCATGGCGTGGAGAACGGCAAGCCTAATTATTCCGTCACTGGCGACCTCACGATCAAGGGCATCACCCATCCGGTGACGTTTGATGCATTGGCCTGGAAGGAGAAGAAGGGCATCCGGACCGCCGGTACCATCATCTTCGACCGCACACATTACGATATCAAGTTCCGCTCCGGGCAGTTCTTCGATTCACTGGGGGACAAGATGATCGACGATATGGTGGAACTCACTTTCGACCTCGTCGGTAAGTGA
- a CDS encoding phosphoribosylpyrophosphate synthetase, translating into MARSYDTLSQAVNDLQARGYTDELTLHDECVICNGNNTALHPDDFIIDEFHRFEGESNPSDESIVYAIRSVKHEVKGVLVNAFGPDATSLNQTMVDKLATHR; encoded by the coding sequence ATGGCACGCTCATACGATACCCTGTCCCAAGCCGTGAACGATCTACAGGCACGCGGCTATACTGATGAATTGACGCTCCATGATGAATGCGTCATCTGCAACGGGAACAACACGGCGTTACACCCGGATGACTTCATCATTGACGAGTTCCATCGCTTCGAGGGGGAATCCAACCCCAGTGACGAGAGCATCGTCTATGCGATCAGATCCGTGAAGCACGAGGTGAAAGGGGTGCTGGTGAACGCCTTCGGCCCCGACGCCACGAGCCTCAACCAGACGATGGTGGACAAATTAGCCACGCACCGCTGA
- a CDS encoding SPFH/Band 7/PHB domain protein: MGPGTIILLLIAFFVIFMVAKGVRIIQQSEAMIIERFGKYRETLTAGFNVIIPVFDKPREIIFRYSRELPDGNKYVQFVKKERLDLRETVYDFPKQNVITKDNVGTEINALLYFQIMDPVKAVYEIENLPLAIEKLTQTTLRNVIGELDLDECLTSRDTINAKLRNILDEASNKWGVKVNRVELQDINPPRDIREAMEKQMRAERDKRAQIIDAEGTKRAVILQAEAVQQKQINEADGQKQAQILEAEGDAQARIRRAQGEAEAIRLVTEAIKGANADPANYLIAMRYLDTLQDMTSGKDNKVIYMPYEATGVLSSLGGIKDMLVAGGTGK, translated from the coding sequence ATGGGTCCTGGAACCATCATACTCCTGCTTATCGCCTTCTTCGTCATCTTCATGGTCGCGAAAGGCGTGCGCATCATCCAACAAAGCGAGGCGATGATCATCGAGCGCTTCGGCAAATACCGCGAAACGCTCACCGCCGGCTTCAACGTCATCATCCCGGTGTTCGACAAGCCCCGCGAGATCATCTTCCGCTACTCCCGCGAACTGCCTGACGGCAACAAGTACGTGCAGTTCGTGAAGAAGGAGCGCCTCGACCTGCGGGAGACGGTGTACGACTTTCCCAAGCAGAACGTGATCACCAAGGATAACGTGGGCACTGAGATCAATGCGCTCCTTTACTTCCAGATCATGGACCCCGTGAAGGCGGTGTACGAGATCGAGAACCTCCCCTTGGCCATCGAGAAGCTCACCCAGACCACGCTGCGTAACGTCATCGGGGAACTGGACCTGGACGAGTGCCTCACCAGCCGCGACACCATCAACGCCAAGTTGCGCAACATCCTCGATGAGGCCAGCAACAAATGGGGCGTGAAGGTGAACCGCGTGGAATTGCAGGACATCAACCCGCCGCGCGACATCCGCGAGGCCATGGAGAAGCAGATGCGCGCCGAGCGCGACAAGCGCGCACAGATCATCGACGCCGAGGGCACCAAGCGCGCCGTGATCCTGCAGGCCGAGGCGGTGCAGCAGAAGCAGATCAACGAGGCCGACGGGCAGAAGCAGGCACAGATCCTCGAGGCCGAGGGCGACGCACAGGCCCGAATCCGCCGCGCACAAGGTGAGGCCGAGGCGATCCGTTTGGTCACGGAGGCCATCAAGGGCGCCAACGCCGATCCGGCCAACTACCTCATCGCTATGAGATACCTCGATACCCTGCAGGATATGACCTCCGGCAAGGATAACAAGGTGATCTATATGCCCTACGAAGCCACCGGGGTGCTCAGCAGTCTGGGCGGTATCAAGGACATGCTAGTGGCGGGCGGAACAGGCAAGTAG
- a CDS encoding NfeD family protein — protein sequence MMDMDFFQWHWWAGLALLMMIAEIFLPGFFLFCLGIGCIAASITAGLGFGPAGQLLLFSAFSLLAFFTVRPILMRRFWTKEHVRTNADALVGLRGRVSQDFDPGLRLGRVQVGGDDWRAECLSDSPLHIGDTIEVVRVESNTLIIKPLTNS from the coding sequence ATGATGGACATGGATTTTTTTCAATGGCACTGGTGGGCGGGTCTGGCCTTGTTGATGATGATCGCCGAGATCTTCCTCCCCGGCTTCTTCCTGTTCTGCCTCGGCATCGGCTGCATCGCCGCGAGCATCACCGCCGGCCTTGGCTTCGGGCCTGCTGGCCAACTACTTCTCTTCTCCGCCTTTTCCCTCCTGGCCTTCTTCACGGTGCGCCCCATATTGATGCGGCGCTTTTGGACAAAAGAGCATGTGCGCACCAATGCCGACGCACTTGTAGGGCTGCGCGGCCGCGTCAGTCAGGACTTCGATCCCGGCCTCCGCTTGGGCCGCGTGCAAGTGGGCGGCGACGACTGGCGTGCCGAGTGCCTCTCTGATTCTCCGCTCCACATCGGCGACACCATCGAGGTGGTCCGTGTGGAAAGCAATACGCTGATCATAAAACCCCTAACCAACTCTTGA
- a CDS encoding glycosyltransferase, translated as MAGKIKDLLRSPQGRDSVLTYLTEALSMVGMVLAYRLAAQVSKQDLDLYVIVRRTVSFVFPVVLMGAMVGLTRFVAMSASTDRQRGYLRGALYWVVPLGLLVWGVCTLFAKPLAWAVFGSEAQAELMPPLGLMTVGISLHGVAYGYLRGKSAMVAANAVQLMVLAIAPCAAFLVFHEMVDVLWATAITWTVAPLLSILPGLMAPAKEKMRKERSELLRYGLPRVPGDIALGALLTIPGYVAMRTYGLDLSGEVGFGATLLNLAAAAFSPVALLLLPAASSQLAAGDHTGLERKIARMTWVILAASFALMLGFELLSGPLLELYLGPTGANYLWMSRLIFLGALPFAFFNGMRSVLDAYFHTPRNGINLVMAFVLLLVGSMVHLLIPTPRYTMGVVLVVSMLYLGWATWRDVRFVRSELLRLASREAHRLSVLVMIPDKEEGSTFTASKAQARAFETQGSEVCLFHLESRSSIRQLLRSRKRMKRLIHERRPDVVHVHFGSVAALFAVLVSSVPVVVTFMGNDLDRRGIPGIARPWVGGIFSQLAAFFTAGIICSDESVREHLWWRQSEAMVLPLGGDGTTHARETLDHLRAVAFHRTSEKEAGAV; from the coding sequence ATGGCCGGGAAGATAAAGGACTTGCTGCGTTCACCGCAGGGGCGCGACAGCGTGCTCACCTACTTGACCGAGGCGCTGTCCATGGTGGGCATGGTTCTGGCGTACCGGCTGGCGGCGCAGGTGAGCAAGCAGGATCTGGACCTCTATGTGATCGTAAGGCGTACCGTTTCCTTCGTCTTTCCCGTGGTTTTGATGGGGGCCATGGTGGGCTTGACGCGTTTCGTGGCCATGAGCGCCTCGACAGACCGCCAGCGCGGCTACCTGCGCGGTGCCTTGTACTGGGTGGTGCCCTTGGGCCTCTTGGTGTGGGGTGTCTGCACGCTCTTTGCGAAGCCTTTGGCCTGGGCCGTGTTCGGAAGCGAGGCGCAGGCGGAATTGATGCCGCCCTTGGGACTGATGACCGTCGGGATCAGTTTGCACGGGGTGGCCTACGGCTATTTACGCGGAAAGAGCGCCATGGTGGCGGCGAACGCCGTGCAGCTCATGGTATTGGCGATCGCGCCCTGCGCGGCGTTTTTGGTCTTCCATGAAATGGTGGACGTGCTGTGGGCCACGGCCATCACATGGACCGTGGCGCCGCTGCTGTCGATCCTGCCCGGGCTCATGGCACCCGCCAAGGAGAAAATGCGAAAGGAGCGGAGCGAGCTGCTTCGCTACGGCCTTCCCCGTGTTCCCGGGGATATCGCGCTGGGCGCCCTGCTCACGATCCCCGGTTATGTGGCCATGCGCACCTATGGCCTCGATCTCAGCGGCGAGGTGGGCTTCGGCGCCACATTGCTGAACTTGGCCGCTGCGGCGTTCTCCCCGGTGGCCTTGTTATTGCTCCCTGCGGCCTCCAGCCAGCTCGCCGCTGGTGATCATACCGGCCTGGAACGAAAGATCGCCCGCATGACCTGGGTGATCCTCGCGGCTTCCTTCGCCTTGATGCTCGGTTTCGAACTGCTTTCCGGTCCATTGCTGGAACTCTATCTGGGACCTACCGGGGCCAACTATTTATGGATGAGCCGTCTGATCTTCCTCGGGGCACTGCCCTTTGCGTTCTTCAACGGTATGCGCAGTGTGCTGGATGCTTACTTCCATACTCCACGGAACGGGATCAATCTGGTCATGGCCTTTGTGCTGCTGCTCGTGGGCAGTATGGTCCACCTGCTCATTCCCACACCCCGGTACACCATGGGTGTGGTCCTGGTGGTTTCCATGCTGTACTTAGGTTGGGCCACGTGGCGCGATGTGCGGTTCGTCCGCAGCGAACTGCTCCGGCTTGCCTCGCGGGAAGCGCATCGCCTCAGTGTGCTGGTGATGATCCCGGACAAGGAGGAGGGCAGCACCTTCACAGCCTCCAAGGCCCAGGCCCGCGCCTTTGAAACGCAGGGTTCTGAAGTATGCTTGTTCCATTTAGAGAGCCGTTCCTCCATCAGGCAGCTCCTGCGTTCCAGAAAGCGGATGAAGCGCTTGATACACGAACGCCGACCGGACGTGGTCCATGTGCACTTCGGGTCGGTGGCCGCCTTGTTCGCCGTGCTGGTCAGCTCGGTGCCCGTGGTGGTCACCTTCATGGGGAACGATCTTGATCGCCGCGGGATCCCCGGCATCGCCCGGCCATGGGTGGGCGGGATTTTCAGTCAATTGGCCGCCTTCTTCACTGCCGGCATCATCTGCTCCGATGAAAGCGTGCGTGAGCATTTGTGGTGGCGGCAGAGCGAGGCGATGGTGTTGCCTTTGGGCGGGGACGGCACCACGCACGCCAGGGAAACCTTGGATCATTTGCGGGCGGTCGCCTTCCATCGCACCTCCGAAAAAGAAGCAGGCGCGGTATGA
- a CDS encoding glycosyltransferase family 2 protein, whose amino-acid sequence MSHRVTIIIPCRNEAAHVDHAVSDALAQERRGFDIEVLVAVGPSEDDTQGIVERIAAKNPEVVLVENPAGVVPHGLNAAIRLATGDFIVRMDAHSRYPNDYVAVLTEALDRLHADNTGGVWETLPANGSNKAWAIAQVLSSPLGVGNAMFRIGVEGEQEVDTVPYGCFRRELFDRIGFFDEELIRNQDDEHNGRIIKAGGRIMLLPQVRIQYYGRDQISKLWRMYREYGLFKPLVNIKLGAPATLRQFAPPLFVLALLGLPLLALALPLLSLGWAMMVSAYLLVVAVVSARIAAAGSRMSALLWMLVAFFTVHVAYGVGYLQGIVRFVLLGRRVRPADIGTNR is encoded by the coding sequence ATGAGCCATCGGGTCACCATTATTATTCCTTGCCGCAATGAGGCCGCCCATGTCGACCATGCCGTGAGCGATGCCTTGGCCCAAGAACGACGGGGCTTTGACATTGAAGTGCTGGTGGCCGTCGGACCGAGCGAGGATGATACACAAGGCATCGTGGAACGGATCGCCGCGAAAAATCCGGAAGTGGTCCTGGTGGAAAACCCCGCTGGCGTGGTGCCCCATGGACTGAATGCGGCCATCCGTCTTGCTACTGGGGATTTCATCGTCCGGATGGACGCACATTCACGCTATCCGAACGACTATGTAGCCGTCCTCACCGAGGCTTTGGACCGCCTGCACGCGGACAATACAGGCGGCGTGTGGGAGACCTTGCCCGCCAACGGCAGCAACAAGGCATGGGCCATTGCGCAGGTTTTGAGCAGCCCGCTGGGCGTGGGCAATGCGATGTTCCGGATCGGCGTGGAAGGGGAACAAGAAGTGGACACGGTACCTTATGGTTGTTTTCGGCGGGAGCTCTTCGATCGCATCGGGTTTTTCGACGAGGAACTGATCCGGAACCAGGACGATGAGCACAACGGGCGCATTATCAAGGCGGGGGGGCGTATCATGCTTCTTCCGCAGGTGCGGATCCAATACTACGGCCGCGATCAGATCTCGAAACTCTGGCGGATGTACCGTGAGTACGGCTTGTTCAAACCCTTGGTGAACATCAAACTTGGCGCGCCGGCCACCTTGAGGCAGTTCGCGCCACCGCTCTTCGTCCTCGCCCTCTTGGGCCTTCCCTTGCTGGCATTGGCCTTGCCATTGCTCAGCCTCGGCTGGGCAATGATGGTCTCCGCCTATTTGCTCGTGGTGGCCGTAGTCTCGGCCCGCATCGCCGCAGCGGGTTCGCGGATGTCCGCCTTGCTTTGGATGCTGGTGGCCTTCTTCACGGTGCATGTGGCCTATGGTGTGGGATACTTGCAAGGCATCGTACGTTTCGTGCTGCTGGGCCGAAGGGTGCGTCCGGCGGATATCGGCACCAACCGCTGA